From Methanocella paludicola SANAE, a single genomic window includes:
- a CDS encoding FKBP-type peptidyl-prolyl cis-trans isomerase — protein sequence MDGKVKVVFIALILSALVMGCTSSEKVVKAGDTVSVDYTLRDVNGKVLETTNSSVAKANNIYNPANPYAPFSFVVGSNTTISGFDEAVKGMSLNQTKTNVTLTPDKAYGDYNASKVLTTQLETIEGNNTNFSQFVNQTMVFNDEYVYVVGLGPANNTALVVPLSKINTAGLYTITPDLNNKTATLDYNPPMAGKTLVFDITVVDIKTKA from the coding sequence ATGGATGGAAAAGTGAAGGTAGTATTCATAGCCCTTATCCTTTCGGCGCTCGTTATGGGGTGCACGTCCTCCGAAAAGGTAGTTAAAGCGGGCGATACGGTCTCGGTCGATTACACGCTCAGGGACGTTAACGGCAAAGTGCTCGAGACGACGAACTCGAGCGTCGCGAAGGCAAATAACATATACAATCCTGCTAACCCATACGCTCCGTTCTCCTTCGTTGTCGGCTCAAATACGACAATATCCGGGTTCGACGAGGCCGTAAAGGGCATGAGCCTGAACCAGACAAAAACGAACGTCACGCTTACGCCCGATAAAGCCTACGGAGATTATAACGCCTCGAAGGTCCTGACCACGCAGCTCGAGACGATCGAGGGTAATAATACGAACTTTAGCCAGTTCGTTAACCAGACGATGGTGTTTAACGACGAATACGTTTACGTCGTGGGCCTGGGCCCGGCCAATAATACGGCGCTTGTCGTGCCCCTGAGCAAGATCAACACGGCCGGCCTCTACACGATCACGCCCGACCTGAACAATAAGACGGCGACGCTCGACTATAACCCCCCGATGGCCGGGAAGACGCTGGTCTTCGACATCACCGTGGTCGACATCAAGACTAAAGCTTAA
- a CDS encoding DUF4097 family beta strand repeat-containing protein, whose product MKLDKFLLITVGALLVIVLILLAFGGAAFLCLFVTQGPVTNEGPILQKSYDYNGSLSGFDRVNIEVANINGFVDVREGDSDAYAINVNARGTEKDFERYRVEFTQKDENGVKTLKVQIKDTKEPRMASSKYGSDITITLPKSKMYDASLVTVNGEVRLGELDCSKVNMATVNGVISSKANATNATMVTVNGDIDVRTSVLKGDMFLNSVNSAVTVTVPKDAPLSLNAHLVNGGISTDLPLVITEKSRVALVGKTANYTEGIYIETSIVNGDIDIRGR is encoded by the coding sequence ATGAAACTGGATAAATTCTTACTCATAACCGTGGGAGCGCTGCTGGTCATCGTCCTGATCCTGCTCGCTTTCGGCGGGGCGGCATTCCTCTGCCTGTTCGTTACACAGGGACCGGTCACGAACGAGGGCCCCATACTACAAAAGTCGTACGACTATAACGGCTCGCTGTCGGGCTTCGACCGCGTCAACATCGAGGTCGCCAATATCAACGGCTTCGTCGACGTCCGGGAAGGCGACAGCGACGCTTACGCCATCAATGTTAACGCGCGCGGCACCGAGAAGGACTTCGAGCGCTACAGGGTCGAGTTCACCCAGAAGGACGAGAACGGCGTCAAGACCCTGAAGGTCCAGATCAAGGACACGAAGGAGCCCAGGATGGCCAGCTCGAAGTATGGCTCGGACATAACGATCACATTGCCGAAAAGCAAGATGTACGACGCGAGCCTCGTAACTGTTAATGGGGAGGTCCGCCTGGGCGAGCTGGACTGTAGCAAGGTTAACATGGCCACCGTGAACGGCGTGATAAGCTCGAAGGCGAACGCCACGAATGCCACCATGGTCACGGTCAACGGCGATATCGACGTCCGGACGTCGGTCCTGAAGGGGGACATGTTCCTGAACAGCGTCAACAGCGCCGTCACCGTCACGGTCCCGAAGGACGCGCCCCTGTCGCTGAACGCTCACCTGGTGAACGGCGGCATCAGCACGGACCTGCCGCTGGTCATTACGGAGAAGAGCCGTGTGGCGCTGGTCGGCAAGACGGCCAACTACACCGAGGGCATCTATATCGAGACCTCCATCGTTAACGGTGACATCGATATCAGGGGCCGCTAG
- a CDS encoding glycosyltransferase family 4 protein, whose amino-acid sequence MEKLKIAFFCWESIYSEKIGGLSPGATYLAETLAKEHEVHFFTRGRIEEKEIKGVNYHYCWPSANNIVDYCKNMSDRMVERFREYDSPPFDILHFHDWHVVEAMHQLKDRNTVFTYHSTEFGRIGGRFGDWWESREIAGKEWYGGLIAKRCTAVSQTLKNEVMWLYKVPGDKIGVVNNGIFPEVYDAMIDAGEVKKSYGIHPLAPLVFFIGRMEYQKGPDMLVDAMPMVVANKWGAQFIMAGEGSMKHQLEEQARRMGLPVRFLGYIPDSEYVRLLHASDVIVIPSRNEPFGLVLLEAWSAKRPVVACDVGGLAENIDNFVNGVKVHQNPESIAWGINYILNGGNGVAGYGWNGWKKIDRMFRWDVSARKMLDIYKKVLQ is encoded by the coding sequence GTGGAAAAGCTTAAGATAGCGTTCTTTTGCTGGGAGTCCATTTACTCCGAGAAGATCGGCGGCCTGTCGCCTGGTGCGACCTACCTTGCGGAGACGCTTGCTAAAGAGCACGAGGTGCATTTCTTCACCCGGGGGCGCATCGAGGAGAAGGAGATCAAGGGCGTAAATTATCACTATTGTTGGCCTTCGGCGAATAACATCGTGGATTATTGTAAGAACATGAGCGACCGGATGGTGGAACGCTTCCGCGAGTATGACTCGCCGCCGTTCGACATTTTACACTTCCACGACTGGCACGTCGTGGAGGCGATGCACCAGCTCAAGGACAGGAACACCGTGTTCACGTACCACTCGACGGAGTTCGGGCGCATAGGCGGCCGCTTCGGCGACTGGTGGGAGTCCAGGGAGATCGCCGGAAAGGAGTGGTACGGGGGACTCATAGCGAAGCGCTGCACGGCCGTATCGCAAACGCTCAAGAACGAGGTCATGTGGCTCTACAAGGTGCCCGGCGATAAGATCGGCGTGGTGAATAACGGCATATTCCCGGAGGTCTACGACGCCATGATCGACGCGGGCGAGGTCAAGAAGTCCTACGGCATCCACCCGCTGGCGCCGCTGGTCTTTTTCATCGGGCGGATGGAGTACCAGAAGGGCCCTGACATGCTCGTCGACGCCATGCCCATGGTGGTCGCCAATAAGTGGGGCGCCCAGTTCATCATGGCCGGGGAGGGCAGCATGAAGCACCAGCTCGAGGAGCAGGCCCGGCGCATGGGCCTGCCGGTAAGGTTTTTAGGCTACATACCTGATTCCGAGTACGTGAGGCTCCTCCACGCGAGCGACGTGATCGTCATACCCAGCAGGAACGAGCCCTTCGGCTTAGTTTTACTGGAGGCGTGGAGCGCGAAGCGCCCGGTGGTGGCCTGCGACGTCGGAGGGCTGGCCGAGAACATCGATAATTTCGTTAACGGCGTAAAGGTACACCAGAACCCGGAGTCGATCGCCTGGGGCATTAATTATATATTGAACGGGGGCAACGGAGTGGCCGGCTACGGATGGAACGGCTGGAAGAAGATCGACCGCATGTTCAGGTGGGATGTGAGCGCCCGGAAAATGCTCGACATATATAAAAAGGTGTTACAGTGA
- a CDS encoding AIM24 family protein: protein MAKYSVGDFVSETAQKDRGEGLFELENDYTLEVNLNGMVWSKLGSMVAYRGGIKFEREGMMEHGLGTFLKKAVTGEGAHLMKAVGNGKLYLSDEGKRISILNLQNQSIYVNGNDILAFEQGLGYEIKLMRRMTSMMAGGLFNIKLEGTGMAAITTYYKPLTLMVTPDSPVYTDPNATVAWSGSLYPELKTDITFKTLMGRSSGETFQMEFKGTGFVVVQPYEEVYYQMASSTH, encoded by the coding sequence ATGGCGAAATATTCAGTAGGAGATTTCGTTTCGGAAACGGCTCAGAAGGACAGGGGCGAAGGCCTCTTCGAGCTGGAGAACGATTATACGCTGGAAGTTAACCTGAACGGCATGGTCTGGTCCAAGCTGGGCTCGATGGTCGCCTACCGCGGCGGCATCAAGTTCGAGCGGGAGGGCATGATGGAGCACGGCCTGGGGACGTTCCTCAAAAAGGCCGTGACGGGCGAGGGCGCCCACCTGATGAAGGCCGTGGGCAACGGCAAGCTCTACCTGTCGGACGAGGGCAAGCGCATCTCGATACTTAATTTACAGAACCAGTCGATCTACGTGAACGGCAATGACATACTGGCGTTCGAGCAAGGCCTTGGCTACGAGATCAAGCTCATGCGCCGCATGACGAGCATGATGGCCGGAGGCCTGTTCAACATCAAGCTGGAAGGCACGGGCATGGCAGCCATCACTACGTATTACAAGCCCCTCACGCTCATGGTCACGCCGGACAGCCCGGTGTACACCGACCCCAATGCGACCGTTGCCTGGTCGGGCTCGCTCTATCCCGAGCTGAAGACGGACATCACCTTCAAGACGCTCATGGGCCGGAGCAGCGGCGAGACTTTCCAGATGGAGTTCAAGGGCACGGGCTTTGTGGTCGTGCAGCCGTACGAGGAAGTCTATTACCAGATGGCCTCGAGTACGCATTAA
- a CDS encoding cyclase family protein has protein sequence MKIFDVSVDLYNGMPAFPGDPPIDIKRVLSMPQDSFNVSLMCTGTHIGTHVDPPIHFVAGGYTVDKIPLDHLYGPAVVVGLPGIDAVSARDLQGADSDIILLKTKNSALWDSGKFHEDYVYLDESAARWLVDHKVKTIGIDYLSIGKFEGGEAVHKILLGAGVTVIEGLDLRKVEPGKYTLACLPLKIKDGDGAPARAFLIKD, from the coding sequence ATGAAGATCTTTGACGTGTCCGTCGACCTCTATAACGGGATGCCTGCCTTTCCGGGCGACCCGCCCATCGATATCAAGCGCGTGCTGAGCATGCCGCAGGACTCGTTCAACGTGTCGCTGATGTGTACCGGCACGCACATAGGCACGCATGTCGACCCGCCCATCCATTTCGTGGCCGGCGGTTACACCGTGGATAAGATCCCGCTCGACCACTTATACGGCCCTGCTGTGGTAGTCGGCCTGCCCGGCATTGATGCCGTCAGCGCGAGGGACCTGCAGGGCGCGGACTCGGATATCATTTTATTGAAGACGAAAAATTCGGCCCTCTGGGACAGCGGAAAGTTCCACGAGGACTACGTGTATTTGGACGAGAGCGCGGCGCGCTGGCTCGTCGACCATAAAGTAAAGACCATCGGCATCGACTACCTCTCCATCGGCAAATTCGAGGGCGGCGAGGCCGTGCATAAGATACTCCTGGGCGCCGGCGTCACGGTCATCGAAGGCCTGGACCTCAGGAAGGTTGAGCCTGGCAAGTACACGCTGGCATGCCTGCCGCTAAAAATAAAGGACGGGGACGGTGCCCCCGCCAGAGCGTTCCTGATAAAGGATTAA
- a CDS encoding glycosyltransferase family 4 protein, whose protein sequence is MKLAYFVDEFPPFFRGGLGTYAMEITKEYMRTGNEVTVFSRNTGNDPTHDEWNGVKVHRPKLMNLSDVLSVVSPGDVQRWDAGGQRFFTETLLYNMLSASKLVNSLVAVEKQSFDILVSHDWLAFIAGIVSKSNLGLPLVVHYHSTEQGRTGSGSAAVKDIERLAAQKADLIITVSYAMRDELVKLGYPEQKIRVVYNGVDANKYRPDLYSPKELKAFREKIGVGDSPMIFFVGRLTWVKGADTLTMAMKEIVKAVPDAKLVIVGKGEQEDMLKQIVTSNNLEKNVLFNFSYVPEEERLKYYAACDVAIFPSKYEPFGIVSLEAMSMGKPVIVGAAGTSGFREQVIPFGPNICGFHINPHDPGDVAKFTIMLLKDPELRKSMGINARRRVLESFTWDTAASSTLRVYEEAIELFKKKQQALYDSVCKVPPPS, encoded by the coding sequence GTGAAGCTTGCATATTTTGTTGATGAGTTCCCGCCCTTTTTCAGGGGCGGGCTTGGCACGTACGCGATGGAGATCACGAAGGAGTACATGAGGACCGGGAACGAGGTCACCGTGTTCTCGAGAAATACGGGCAACGACCCCACCCATGACGAGTGGAACGGCGTGAAGGTGCACCGCCCGAAGCTGATGAACCTGTCAGACGTGCTCTCAGTGGTCAGCCCCGGCGACGTGCAGCGCTGGGACGCCGGCGGCCAGCGGTTCTTCACGGAAACGCTGCTTTATAACATGCTGTCGGCCTCCAAGCTGGTGAACAGCCTGGTGGCGGTCGAAAAGCAGAGCTTCGATATCCTGGTGTCCCACGACTGGCTGGCCTTTATCGCGGGCATCGTCTCAAAAAGCAACCTTGGCCTGCCTCTTGTCGTCCACTACCACTCGACCGAGCAGGGCCGTACAGGCAGCGGCTCGGCCGCCGTCAAGGATATCGAGCGCCTGGCCGCGCAGAAGGCCGACCTCATCATCACGGTAAGCTATGCCATGCGTGACGAGCTGGTCAAGCTCGGCTATCCTGAGCAGAAGATACGGGTCGTATACAATGGCGTGGACGCTAACAAGTACCGCCCGGACCTGTATTCCCCGAAGGAGCTCAAGGCGTTCCGGGAGAAGATCGGCGTCGGCGACTCGCCCATGATATTCTTCGTCGGCAGGCTCACCTGGGTGAAGGGGGCGGACACGCTCACAATGGCCATGAAGGAGATCGTCAAGGCCGTGCCCGATGCTAAGCTGGTCATCGTTGGCAAGGGCGAGCAGGAAGATATGCTCAAGCAGATCGTCACCTCGAATAACCTAGAAAAGAACGTCCTGTTCAACTTTAGCTATGTCCCCGAAGAGGAACGCCTCAAGTATTATGCCGCATGCGATGTCGCCATATTCCCCTCGAAGTACGAGCCCTTCGGCATCGTGAGCCTGGAGGCCATGTCCATGGGCAAGCCGGTCATCGTGGGCGCGGCCGGTACGTCCGGTTTCAGGGAGCAGGTCATACCGTTCGGCCCCAACATCTGCGGCTTCCACATCAACCCTCATGATCCGGGAGACGTGGCGAAGTTCACCATCATGCTGCTAAAGGACCCCGAGCTGAGGAAGAGCATGGGCATTAACGCCCGGCGGCGGGTCCTCGAGAGCTTTACCTGGGACACGGCGGCGAGCAGCACGCTGCGCGTCTATGAGGAGGCCATCGAGCTGTTTAAAAAGAAGCAGCAGGCGCTCTACGATAGCGTCTGTAAGGTGCCGCCCCCGTCATGA
- a CDS encoding carbohydrate kinase family protein: protein MPKIATIGDVNVDLIARIDRMPELGKQVITRDFQTHGGGCSANFSLSCARLGMETQLFGKVGDDVFGTYVLVELEDNHVDTKNVMLTDNKTGVTVAMVQGIERSFITFRGENATYSLNDIDVSKIRADIAHLPSYFLLDGLRNDYAKLIDVLHAAKVQVSFDTGWDPRGFMRETVDPLFDILPRVDVFLPNIDEARSILGLDTRIGPERAAEILLDMGVKVVAIKMGKDGCWVATKESIEYVPAFSVKVVDTTGAGDNFNAGFISSYISGKPLNECAIVGSATAALKIGGVGWSTYPTRKQVNTFLAERGYTGL, encoded by the coding sequence ATGCCGAAAATAGCCACCATAGGGGACGTCAACGTAGACCTTATAGCGAGAATAGACCGCATGCCCGAGCTGGGCAAGCAGGTCATAACCAGGGACTTCCAGACGCATGGGGGAGGCTGTTCTGCTAATTTTTCGCTCTCCTGCGCCCGGCTGGGGATGGAGACACAGCTCTTCGGCAAGGTCGGGGACGACGTGTTCGGCACTTACGTGCTGGTGGAGCTGGAGGACAACCACGTCGACACGAAGAACGTCATGCTCACCGACAATAAGACGGGCGTCACCGTGGCCATGGTGCAGGGCATCGAGCGGTCGTTCATCACGTTCCGCGGCGAGAACGCGACGTATAGCCTGAACGACATCGACGTCTCGAAGATACGGGCGGACATCGCCCACCTGCCGTCCTACTTTTTGCTCGACGGGCTGAGGAACGACTACGCGAAGCTTATTGACGTATTGCACGCGGCGAAGGTGCAGGTGTCGTTCGACACTGGATGGGACCCCCGCGGGTTCATGAGAGAGACGGTCGACCCGCTCTTCGATATACTGCCCCGGGTCGACGTGTTCCTGCCTAACATCGATGAGGCGCGCAGCATCCTGGGGCTGGACACGAGGATCGGGCCCGAGAGGGCCGCCGAGATCCTGCTGGACATGGGCGTGAAAGTCGTAGCCATCAAGATGGGCAAGGACGGGTGCTGGGTGGCGACGAAGGAGAGCATCGAGTACGTGCCCGCCTTCAGCGTGAAAGTGGTCGACACGACGGGCGCCGGCGACAACTTCAACGCCGGGTTCATCAGCTCCTACATCAGCGGCAAGCCACTGAACGAGTGCGCCATCGTCGGCAGCGCCACGGCGGCGCTGAAGATCGGCGGCGTAGGATGGTCGACATACCCGACGCGCAAACAGGTCAATACATTTTTAGCGGAGCGAGGCTATACGGGCCTTTAA
- a CDS encoding glycoside hydrolase family 57 protein codes for MSRLCIGFEVHQPFRLNPDFSSSNGTDSLESAYFSPLNREILERVADKCYIPATSAILENLDKGFKCAFSISGTLAEQLEKWRPDALDLFRQAAAHKNAEMIAQTYFHSVASLFDLGEFEEQVRLHKKMLKSTFGATPKVMENTEFIFNDHIARSAKKLGFKAIYTEGVERVLGWRSPDYVYSCNGIKLLMRNYQLSDDVAFRFNNREWDQYPLMADKFASWAAASPGDYVNVFVDYETFGEHHWSDSGILEFLRWLPKECMDRGIEFITPSQAAEIPARDELSVEETISWADVEKDASAWLGNTIQHTALKAIQRARAYAKDKKMWRYLQTSDHFYYMASKFGSCADVHNYFSPDACKPYDSFANYMRIVSDYERLAAQKMKKKAAAMELRTVPPEEAFQFYTSSAYTGFTAYSLDDLCDLLNYVPKDSVEHHLRNKDLSRWVQDVLGDEALAGQMDACKNRLELAEVAAKKRDALWKSLR; via the coding sequence ATGAGCAGATTATGCATAGGATTTGAAGTCCACCAGCCCTTCCGGCTCAACCCGGATTTTAGCAGCAGCAATGGTACCGATAGCCTGGAAAGCGCATATTTCAGCCCGCTGAACCGGGAGATACTGGAGAGAGTGGCGGATAAGTGCTATATCCCGGCCACGAGCGCCATCCTCGAGAACCTCGATAAGGGGTTCAAGTGCGCCTTCAGCATATCGGGGACGCTGGCCGAGCAGCTCGAGAAGTGGAGGCCCGACGCGCTGGACCTCTTCAGGCAGGCGGCGGCGCATAAAAATGCCGAGATGATCGCCCAGACATATTTCCATAGCGTCGCAAGCCTTTTCGACCTGGGCGAGTTCGAGGAGCAGGTCAGGCTCCATAAGAAGATGCTAAAGTCGACGTTCGGCGCCACGCCGAAGGTCATGGAGAACACCGAGTTCATATTTAACGATCACATCGCCCGGTCGGCGAAAAAGCTGGGCTTCAAGGCCATCTATACTGAGGGCGTGGAGCGTGTCCTGGGGTGGCGGAGCCCGGACTACGTGTACTCGTGCAACGGGATCAAGCTCCTCATGCGGAACTACCAGCTATCCGACGACGTGGCGTTCCGTTTTAATAATAGGGAGTGGGACCAGTACCCGCTTATGGCCGATAAGTTCGCCTCCTGGGCTGCGGCGTCGCCCGGCGATTATGTCAACGTCTTCGTGGACTACGAGACCTTCGGCGAGCACCACTGGTCGGACTCGGGCATCTTAGAATTCTTACGCTGGCTGCCGAAGGAGTGCATGGACCGGGGCATCGAGTTCATCACGCCCTCGCAGGCTGCGGAGATACCGGCCAGGGACGAGCTGAGCGTAGAGGAGACCATCTCCTGGGCGGACGTGGAGAAGGACGCCTCTGCCTGGCTGGGCAACACCATCCAGCACACGGCCCTCAAGGCCATCCAGAGGGCCCGCGCCTACGCGAAGGACAAGAAAATGTGGCGCTACCTGCAGACGAGCGATCATTTCTACTACATGGCCTCGAAGTTCGGCTCCTGTGCCGACGTGCACAACTACTTCAGCCCGGATGCCTGCAAGCCCTACGATTCTTTCGCCAACTACATGCGGATCGTGTCCGACTACGAGCGCCTTGCGGCGCAAAAGATGAAAAAGAAGGCTGCTGCGATGGAGCTGCGGACCGTGCCGCCGGAGGAGGCGTTCCAGTTTTACACGTCGAGCGCTTACACTGGGTTCACGGCCTATAGCCTGGACGACCTGTGTGACCTGCTGAATTACGTGCCTAAAGACTCCGTGGAGCACCACCTGAGGAATAAGGACCTATCGAGGTGGGTGCAGGATGTGCTGGGAGACGAGGCTCTGGCCGGCCAGATGGATGCCTGTAAGAACAGGCTGGAGCTGGCCGAAGTCGCCGCGAAGAAGAGGGATGCGCTGTGGAAAAGCTTAAGATAG
- a CDS encoding amylo-alpha-1,6-glucosidase, whose amino-acid sequence MITFGADLHDHAFARRKEFLLTAGDAYCSSSLAGNTRKYHGLFVAGRRVYISCLEEEANGERFSVHRYSGALQDEGLSSLYGFELYPPIFYYMVDGASIKKTIEFDGELTIRYDVEGETNLHIRPLITDRGYHETKRNVELNAACTVNGFSSGKLSIRSGLRFKEDPQTYYNVFYERDSERGYDHVEDLWSPGYFEGRVKDASVSICAAVDGVRKAPINRMTPIDPADALELAADSFLVDDTIYAGYHWFAEPWGRDTFVSVPGLLLERGRFEEAKRVFRHFARHIKNGLIPNRIPGGYNSSDAPLWFIYALGKYFEKRNDTAFYREANGYVESIMNGYPESEAATLDGSLISTAPETTWMDTRYTGRKGKAVEVNALWVNALEIAEGMGLMAPVKPVAARREMDRFWNEKKGCLYDVIDPYDDSVRPNQAIAIALGAIDGEKAKRAMRVIRKELLTPYGLRTLSPMDSRYIGRYSGDPSYHNGCVWPWLMGFYIEGALKVSEPKEKLRPLLEPLLLHTHDAGLGTISEIFDGDAPHEPNGCISQAWSVAEVIRARQLLKHAP is encoded by the coding sequence ATGATCACTTTCGGCGCCGACCTGCACGATCATGCGTTCGCCCGGCGCAAGGAGTTTCTTTTAACCGCCGGGGACGCCTACTGCTCGTCGTCGCTCGCAGGCAATACCCGTAAGTACCATGGTCTCTTTGTGGCCGGGCGGCGAGTGTATATATCCTGCCTTGAAGAAGAGGCAAATGGCGAGCGATTTTCCGTTCACCGGTACTCAGGTGCCCTTCAGGACGAGGGGCTTAGTTCCTTATATGGTTTCGAGCTTTACCCGCCAATATTCTATTACATGGTCGACGGGGCCTCGATAAAAAAGACCATCGAGTTCGATGGAGAGCTTACGATACGCTACGATGTCGAAGGAGAAACGAACCTGCACATCAGGCCGCTCATCACTGACCGTGGCTATCACGAAACGAAGCGGAATGTCGAGCTAAATGCGGCTTGCACGGTGAACGGCTTCAGCTCGGGGAAGCTTTCAATACGCTCCGGCCTGCGGTTCAAAGAGGACCCGCAGACTTATTATAACGTTTTCTATGAGCGTGACTCGGAGAGGGGATATGACCACGTCGAGGACCTCTGGTCGCCAGGGTACTTCGAAGGCCGGGTGAAAGATGCCTCGGTTTCCATATGTGCTGCTGTCGATGGCGTCCGGAAGGCGCCGATAAACAGGATGACGCCTATCGATCCTGCCGACGCCCTTGAGCTCGCGGCGGACAGCTTCCTGGTCGACGATACGATATACGCCGGGTACCACTGGTTCGCCGAGCCGTGGGGCCGGGACACATTCGTCAGCGTGCCCGGGCTGCTGCTCGAAAGGGGCAGGTTCGAGGAGGCGAAGCGCGTCTTCCGGCATTTTGCGAGGCACATCAAGAACGGCCTGATACCGAACAGGATACCGGGTGGCTATAATTCAAGCGATGCACCCCTGTGGTTCATCTATGCGCTGGGCAAATATTTCGAGAAGCGAAATGACACGGCCTTTTATCGTGAAGCAAATGGCTATGTCGAGAGTATAATGAACGGATACCCTGAGAGCGAAGCGGCTACGCTGGATGGCTCATTGATCTCGACCGCCCCCGAGACGACGTGGATGGACACCCGGTACACGGGCAGAAAAGGCAAGGCCGTAGAGGTGAACGCCCTCTGGGTCAACGCCCTTGAGATCGCTGAAGGTATGGGACTTATGGCGCCCGTTAAGCCAGTTGCAGCACGGCGTGAGATGGACAGGTTCTGGAACGAGAAAAAGGGGTGCCTCTATGATGTTATAGACCCGTACGACGATTCGGTCAGGCCGAACCAGGCCATCGCCATCGCCCTTGGCGCCATTGATGGGGAAAAAGCAAAACGGGCGATGAGAGTAATTAGAAAAGAGCTGCTCACACCTTATGGATTGAGAACGTTGTCGCCCATGGATAGCCGTTACATTGGCCGATATTCTGGCGACCCGTCATACCATAACGGATGTGTATGGCCATGGCTCATGGGCTTCTACATCGAAGGGGCCCTGAAGGTGAGCGAACCCAAAGAAAAGCTAAGGCCTCTGCTGGAGCCTTTACTGCTGCATACGCACGACGCGGGCCTGGGAACGATATCGGAAATATTCGATGGCGACGCGCCACACGAGCCCAACGGGTGCATTTCCCAGGCGTGGAGCGTAGCCGAAGTGATCAGGGCACGACAATTGTTGAAACATGCGCCGTAG
- a CDS encoding MFS transporter has translation MKGKTRQIAILVFGMFFLTLGFSIIMPILPYYTQKMGASALELGLLMASYSVMQLIVTPFWGEMSDRIGRKPIFLIGLFGYGISFIIYGFATQLWMLFAARMLGGALAGGMYPASLAYIADVTEHSERGKVMGLLGAASGLGMIFGPSISGILSVWGLTVPFFVTAVAAFIFGIIGYFALEESRAVDVHHPVRWEKVSLLAPLRSSTGILFVMMLLVAFLMSGFQTIFAYYMGGRFSLYDAPSQMPLLNGSITLTGPTAMAVLFTVMGVVGVLCQGVLVGVLIARIGEARTVLAGMAVSAAGFLLINVSWELLTIMLSSSLIAIGVGLATPCLNSLASKATDEEHQGAVLGVLGSYGAMGRIVGPPLSGFGFDINVDLPYFTSALLSAAGALVLYVAIKRKGIRRKV, from the coding sequence ATGAAAGGCAAGACGCGTCAGATAGCGATCCTGGTATTCGGCATGTTCTTCCTCACGCTGGGCTTCAGCATCATCATGCCCATCCTGCCCTACTATACGCAAAAGATGGGCGCGTCGGCCCTGGAGCTGGGCTTGCTGATGGCGTCGTACTCGGTCATGCAGCTCATCGTCACGCCTTTCTGGGGGGAGATGTCGGACCGCATCGGGCGCAAGCCCATATTTTTAATAGGCCTTTTCGGCTATGGCATATCTTTTATCATTTATGGCTTTGCCACGCAGCTCTGGATGCTGTTCGCCGCCCGCATGCTGGGAGGAGCGCTGGCCGGGGGCATGTACCCGGCTTCGCTGGCGTACATCGCCGACGTCACGGAGCATAGCGAGAGGGGCAAGGTCATGGGGCTCCTGGGCGCCGCATCCGGCCTGGGGATGATCTTCGGGCCGTCCATCTCGGGCATCCTCTCCGTCTGGGGCCTCACCGTGCCGTTCTTTGTGACGGCCGTCGCCGCCTTCATCTTCGGCATCATCGGCTACTTCGCCCTGGAGGAGTCCCGGGCCGTGGACGTACACCACCCCGTAAGGTGGGAAAAGGTCTCGCTGCTGGCGCCGCTACGCTCAAGTACGGGGATCCTGTTCGTCATGATGCTCCTGGTGGCCTTCCTGATGTCGGGCTTCCAGACCATTTTCGCCTACTACATGGGCGGGCGCTTCAGCCTCTATGACGCCCCGTCGCAGATGCCCCTTCTGAACGGGAGCATCACGCTTACCGGGCCTACGGCCATGGCCGTGCTGTTCACGGTGATGGGCGTCGTGGGCGTGCTGTGCCAGGGCGTGCTTGTTGGCGTATTGATCGCGCGCATAGGCGAAGCCAGGACGGTGCTGGCCGGCATGGCCGTCTCGGCGGCCGGTTTCCTGCTCATCAACGTGTCCTGGGAGCTGCTGACCATCATGCTCTCGTCCAGCCTGATCGCCATCGGCGTGGGCCTGGCCACCCCCTGCCTGAACTCGCTCGCCTCGAAGGCGACGGACGAGGAACACCAGGGGGCCGTGCTCGGTGTGCTGGGCTCCTATGGGGCCATGGGGCGGATCGTGGGGCCGCCGCTCAGCGGCTTTGGCTTCGACATCAACGTGGACCTGCCCTATTTTACCTCGGCCCTGCTTTCGGCTGCCGGGGCCCTCGTCCTGTACGTTGCCATTAAGAGGAAAGGTATAAGGCGAAAGGTCTGA